Proteins encoded together in one Streptomyces sp. TLI_171 window:
- a CDS encoding alpha/beta hydrolase, which yields MKNTSPSGTVFVLVHGAWHSSGQWAATQRALAGLGAASVAVDLPGHGFDAPLPTGYLLPGQPGLLTEKSRLASVTMDDCAAAVLSVLRQVRHHRTVVLVAHSAGGGPASLAAERAPELVDRIVYLSAFVPGGRPRFFDYLGSPENAAALGRNLNLGDPEALGAVRINPLSPDPAYLDELRETHYHDTPRERFDRWRSALSPDLPLAIPTAPVTLTAARWGRIPRTFLRCAEDRALAPAAQDLMIAEADRAFPGNPFTVRTLPGSHSPFAARPGELAAALAS from the coding sequence ATGAAGAACACCTCTCCGAGCGGCACCGTCTTCGTTCTCGTGCACGGCGCCTGGCACAGCTCCGGACAGTGGGCGGCGACGCAGCGCGCGCTGGCAGGACTGGGCGCCGCGAGCGTCGCCGTCGACCTGCCGGGGCACGGCTTCGACGCACCCCTGCCCACCGGGTACCTGCTGCCCGGCCAGCCGGGCCTGCTGACCGAGAAGTCACGGCTCGCCTCCGTGACGATGGACGACTGCGCCGCGGCCGTACTGAGCGTCCTGCGCCAGGTGCGTCACCACCGCACCGTCGTGCTCGTCGCGCACAGCGCGGGCGGCGGTCCCGCGTCCCTGGCCGCGGAGCGGGCGCCCGAGCTGGTGGACCGGATCGTCTACCTGTCCGCGTTCGTCCCGGGCGGGCGGCCGCGGTTCTTCGACTACCTGGGCTCACCCGAGAACGCCGCCGCGCTGGGCCGGAACCTGAACCTCGGCGACCCCGAGGCCCTGGGCGCGGTGCGGATCAACCCGCTCTCACCGGATCCCGCCTACCTCGACGAACTGCGGGAAACCCACTACCACGACACCCCGCGGGAGCGCTTCGACCGGTGGCGGTCCGCGCTGAGCCCCGATCTGCCGCTGGCGATCCCGACCGCCCCGGTCACCCTGACCGCGGCACGGTGGGGACGAATTCCGCGCACCTTCCTGCGCTGCGCCGAGGACCGCGCGCTGGCCCCGGCCGCGCAGGACCTGATGATCGCGGAAGCCGACCGGGCCTTCCCCGGGAACCCGTTCACCGTGCGTACCCTGCCCGGCAGCCACAGCCCGTTCGCGGCCCGGCCGGGCGAGCTCGCCGCGGCCCTCGCCTCGTGA
- a CDS encoding GNAT family N-acetyltransferase, whose translation MEIRRVTQVEAVDAAAHLFDTAPRREATERFLRDGGHHLLIAYVGEVPAGMVTGVEMTHPDKGTEIFLYELGVDESFRGRGVGRALVSALADLARERGCYGVWTITDEENPAALATYRSAGGVPEAGQVVLTWTVDRL comes from the coding sequence ATGGAGATCCGTCGTGTCACCCAGGTCGAGGCGGTCGACGCCGCTGCGCATCTCTTCGACACCGCGCCGCGGCGGGAGGCCACTGAGCGGTTCCTGCGGGACGGGGGGCATCACCTCCTGATCGCCTACGTGGGCGAGGTCCCGGCGGGGATGGTCACCGGTGTCGAGATGACCCATCCGGACAAGGGAACCGAGATCTTCCTGTACGAGCTGGGCGTGGACGAGTCGTTCCGCGGGCGGGGCGTCGGCCGCGCTCTGGTGTCGGCGCTGGCGGACCTGGCGCGTGAGCGGGGCTGCTACGGCGTGTGGACGATCACGGACGAGGAGAACCCGGCGGCCCTGGCGACGTACCGCAGCGCCGGCGGCGTCCCGGAAGCGGGACAGGTGGTACTCACCTGGACCGTCGACCGGCTGTAG
- a CDS encoding LysR family transcriptional regulator — protein sequence MEARHLRYAVALAEHEHFGRAAAHLGIAQPPLSKQIADLEREVGTRLFDRTRQGVFPTAAGEAFLARARRALDEIAAAAVDAGRAARGETGRLRLGFIASALLDPLPGVLSRFGRERPDVRLELHEMATSRSSSALIAGELDVALTLGPPRGAGAERLVSVPIGCDHVIAVVSTSHPYAGQRSVRADQLRQQPLIVSAGGDEPAVVAGLRTLLGADSPALGSATVARDVHTIIGLAASGVGVGLGPSRMRAVPRPGVRFCDVTPRTPLPDLVLSFAGRDHSPVLHAFLDTVRKHCPDVGAALNERLRHHA from the coding sequence ATGGAAGCGCGACACCTGCGGTACGCGGTTGCTCTCGCCGAGCACGAACACTTCGGCCGGGCGGCCGCCCACCTGGGCATCGCGCAGCCGCCACTGTCCAAGCAGATCGCCGACCTGGAGCGCGAGGTCGGGACCCGGCTGTTCGACCGGACACGTCAGGGGGTGTTCCCGACCGCCGCCGGTGAGGCCTTCCTCGCGCGGGCCCGCCGGGCGCTCGACGAGATCGCGGCGGCCGCGGTCGACGCGGGCCGGGCCGCGCGCGGCGAGACGGGGCGGCTGCGCCTCGGCTTCATCGCCTCGGCCCTGCTCGACCCGCTGCCGGGCGTCCTGAGCCGGTTCGGCCGGGAGCGGCCCGACGTGAGACTGGAACTGCACGAGATGGCGACCAGCCGCAGCAGCTCGGCCCTCATCGCCGGGGAGCTGGACGTGGCCCTCACCCTCGGCCCGCCGCGGGGCGCCGGAGCCGAGCGTCTGGTGTCCGTCCCGATCGGATGCGACCACGTGATCGCTGTGGTGAGCACGTCGCACCCGTACGCGGGTCAACGGTCGGTGAGGGCCGACCAGTTGCGGCAACAGCCACTGATCGTGTCGGCCGGCGGGGACGAACCGGCCGTCGTCGCCGGACTGCGCACCCTGCTGGGCGCGGACTCACCCGCTCTCGGCAGCGCGACCGTCGCGCGGGACGTGCACACGATCATCGGCCTCGCCGCCTCGGGCGTGGGCGTCGGGCTGGGGCCGTCCCGCATGCGGGCGGTCCCGCGCCCGGGGGTGCGGTTCTGTGACGTCACCCCGCGCACGCCCCTGCCCGATCTCGTGCTGTCCTTCGCGGGCCGCGATCACTCCCCGGTGCTGCACGCTTTCCTCGACACCGTCCGGAAGCACTGCCCCGATGTCGGTGCCGCACTCAACGAACGGCTCCGGCACCACGCGTGA
- a CDS encoding GntR family transcriptional regulator: MDSMLYTPPDTTPDPGPTPATSLRETTYAQLRTAVLDGEFGPRERLAEMRLAARFGVSRTPVREALARLLADGLIERGDGGFYVTIPNLHQLKDLYELRVTLELRGIARVIEDPSARHDPAIIAAELERWYAMRENPPERDPRFVIRDERFHAELSRAAGNPALTDALVTVSERIRSVRMYDFLTQDRVETTITEHIEIMEFVRDGRLGEGYRALHAHVGDSMAVVLQRAQRAMTQMALHADRP; the protein is encoded by the coding sequence ATGGATTCGATGCTGTATACGCCGCCGGACACGACGCCGGATCCGGGTCCGACGCCCGCGACCTCGCTCCGCGAGACGACCTACGCGCAGTTGCGCACGGCCGTGCTGGACGGCGAGTTCGGCCCGCGCGAGCGGCTGGCCGAGATGCGGTTGGCCGCCCGGTTCGGGGTGTCGCGGACTCCCGTGCGCGAGGCGCTGGCGCGGCTGCTGGCGGACGGTCTGATCGAGCGTGGCGACGGCGGCTTCTACGTCACGATCCCCAACCTGCACCAGCTGAAGGACCTTTACGAGCTCCGGGTCACCCTGGAGTTGCGGGGCATCGCCCGGGTGATCGAGGACCCCTCGGCCCGGCACGACCCGGCGATCATCGCGGCCGAGTTGGAACGCTGGTACGCCATGCGCGAGAACCCGCCCGAGCGTGACCCGCGCTTCGTCATCCGGGACGAGCGCTTCCACGCCGAACTCTCCCGCGCTGCGGGCAATCCCGCGCTGACCGACGCCCTCGTGACGGTCAGCGAGCGCATCCGCAGCGTCCGGATGTACGACTTCCTCACCCAGGACCGGGTGGAGACGACCATCACCGAACACATCGAGATCATGGAGTTCGTCCGGGACGGCCGGCTCGGCGAGGGCTACCGGGCCCTGCACGCCCACGTCGGCGACTCGATGGCCGTGGTGCTGCAACGCGCCCAGCGCGCGATGACGCAGATGGCGCTGCACGCCGACCGCCCCTGA
- the uca gene encoding urea carboxylase — protein MFDTLLIANRGEIACRILRSASALGLRTVAVYSDADRTAPHVRMADTAVRLGPAPAAESYLRADLVLAAARETGAGAIHPGYGFLSENAAFAADVEAAGLVFVGPTPRQLEVFGAKHTARAAAEAAGVPLLAGTGLLSNLAEALRAAEDIGYPVMLKATGGGGGIGMRACTGAEELRAAYAQVTRLARGNFGDGGVFLERYVSRARHVEVQVFGDGAGRVVSLGDRDCSLQRRHQKVLEEAPAPGLPPALREQLHRDARELCSAVGYRSAGTVEFVYDAEREEAAFLEVNTRLQVEHPVTEEISGVDLVGWMLRLARGDKDVLDGIGPDGPPRRGHAVEARVYAEDPGQDHRPSAGLLTHVQLPGGVRVDGWAETGQEISTAYDPMLAKIIATGRDRDEAFAKLAEALDATRIDGVETNLGLLRAACRTEEVTAARHTTSTLASVTDARPRIDVVRGGTLTTVQDWPGRTGYWEVGIPPSGPMDDLSFRLGNTAVGNPEGAPGLECTLEGPALRFSRPAVVCITGAPAHVTVDGTPAAQWKPFELPAGALLEVGTSNGPGMRTYVLIRGGLDLPGYLGSTATFTLGGFGGHAGRALRTGDVLRPLAPAPGSPAPAAVPSTERPHFTTHWRIAVSEGPHPAPDFLTPHGLETMYTAEWKVSAQSARTGVRLVGPRPEWARPDGGEAGLHPSNVHDTAYSVGAVNLTGDTPAILGPDGPSLGGFACPVTVVAAERWKTGQLRPGDTVRFVPVTESRADDLRRSPALLTLPTEGPDPDRGVLARRPATRTTPEVVYRRGADDNILVEYGPMALDLALRMRVHALARHLAAHRPAGLVDITPGVRSLHLHTDPDTLPLRTLLGALQEAEDQLPAADELTVPSREVHLPLSWDDPTVDEAISRYLTSVRDDAPWNPSNIEFIRRINGLDSVDDVRRIVFDAQYLVLGLGDVYLGAPAATPLDPRHRLVTTKYNPARTWTAEAGVGIGGSYLCVYGMESPGGYQLIGRTVPIWGGLRPGRSFADGIPWLLRFFDRIVWHPVSPAELLDIRADLASGRGQLDIRPGTFSLADHERFLRWNADSITAFRTRQAAAFAAERQAWEAAGELAERAEAAPVEAPGPVSLPPGGSLVDAPLSSSVWKVAATPGTRVEAGQPLVVLEAMKMEVVVRAPADGVVADVLVSPGQQIEAGTPLAVVLREEAA, from the coding sequence GTGTTCGACACCCTGCTGATCGCCAACCGCGGCGAGATCGCCTGCCGCATACTCCGCTCGGCGTCCGCGCTCGGCCTGCGGACCGTGGCGGTGTACTCCGACGCCGACCGCACCGCACCGCACGTGCGGATGGCCGACACGGCGGTCCGCCTGGGCCCGGCGCCCGCCGCCGAGAGCTACCTGCGAGCGGACCTGGTCCTGGCCGCTGCCCGCGAGACGGGCGCCGGGGCGATCCATCCCGGGTACGGCTTCCTCTCCGAGAACGCCGCGTTCGCCGCCGACGTGGAGGCGGCGGGCCTGGTCTTCGTCGGCCCGACGCCCCGTCAACTGGAGGTCTTCGGCGCCAAGCACACTGCCCGCGCCGCGGCCGAGGCAGCCGGGGTCCCGCTGCTGGCCGGTACCGGGCTCCTTTCGAACCTGGCCGAGGCCCTGCGCGCCGCCGAGGACATCGGTTACCCGGTGATGCTGAAGGCGACCGGCGGCGGAGGCGGCATCGGCATGCGGGCCTGCACCGGCGCGGAGGAACTGCGAGCGGCGTACGCCCAGGTCACCAGGCTCGCCCGGGGCAACTTCGGCGACGGCGGGGTCTTCCTGGAGCGGTACGTCTCCCGCGCCCGGCACGTCGAGGTGCAGGTCTTCGGCGACGGCGCCGGCCGGGTCGTCAGCCTCGGCGACCGGGACTGCTCCCTCCAGCGCCGTCACCAGAAGGTCCTGGAGGAGGCTCCCGCTCCCGGCCTCCCACCCGCGCTGCGCGAGCAACTGCACCGGGACGCACGGGAGTTGTGCAGCGCAGTCGGCTACCGCTCGGCCGGCACCGTGGAGTTCGTCTACGACGCCGAACGCGAGGAGGCGGCTTTCCTGGAGGTCAACACCCGCCTCCAGGTCGAGCACCCGGTCACCGAGGAGATCAGCGGCGTCGACCTGGTCGGCTGGATGCTGCGCCTGGCCCGCGGCGACAAGGACGTCCTCGACGGCATCGGCCCCGACGGCCCGCCCAGGCGCGGGCACGCCGTCGAGGCGCGCGTCTACGCCGAGGACCCGGGCCAGGACCACCGCCCGAGCGCCGGCCTGCTCACCCACGTCCAACTCCCCGGCGGTGTACGGGTGGACGGCTGGGCCGAGACCGGTCAGGAGATCTCCACCGCCTACGACCCGATGCTCGCCAAGATCATCGCCACCGGACGCGACCGCGACGAGGCCTTCGCAAAGCTGGCAGAGGCGCTGGACGCGACCCGGATCGACGGCGTGGAGACCAACCTCGGCCTCCTGCGCGCCGCCTGCCGCACGGAGGAGGTCACGGCCGCCCGGCACACCACGAGCACCCTCGCGTCCGTCACCGACGCGCGCCCGCGCATCGACGTCGTCCGCGGCGGCACCCTCACCACCGTCCAGGACTGGCCCGGCCGCACCGGCTACTGGGAGGTCGGCATCCCGCCCAGCGGCCCGATGGACGACCTCTCCTTCCGGCTGGGCAACACCGCCGTCGGCAACCCGGAGGGCGCCCCCGGCCTGGAGTGCACCTTGGAGGGTCCGGCCCTGCGCTTCTCGCGGCCCGCAGTCGTCTGCATCACCGGCGCCCCGGCCCACGTCACCGTCGACGGCACGCCCGCCGCCCAGTGGAAGCCCTTCGAGCTGCCCGCCGGAGCCCTGCTGGAGGTCGGAACCTCGAACGGCCCGGGCATGCGCACCTACGTCCTCATCCGCGGTGGCCTCGACCTGCCCGGCTATCTCGGCAGCACCGCCACCTTCACCCTCGGTGGCTTCGGCGGTCACGCCGGACGCGCCCTGCGCACCGGCGACGTCCTCCGCCCCCTCGCGCCCGCCCCCGGATCGCCGGCACCGGCCGCCGTACCGTCCACCGAACGCCCGCACTTCACCACCCACTGGCGGATCGCGGTCAGCGAGGGCCCGCACCCCGCCCCCGACTTCCTCACCCCGCACGGCCTGGAGACGATGTACACGGCCGAGTGGAAGGTCTCCGCCCAGTCCGCCCGCACCGGCGTCCGGCTGGTGGGCCCCCGGCCCGAGTGGGCCCGCCCCGACGGCGGCGAGGCCGGGCTGCACCCCTCCAACGTCCACGACACCGCCTACTCCGTCGGCGCCGTCAACCTCACCGGGGACACCCCCGCGATCCTCGGCCCCGACGGCCCCAGCCTCGGCGGCTTCGCCTGCCCGGTCACCGTCGTCGCCGCCGAACGCTGGAAGACCGGCCAGCTGCGCCCGGGCGACACCGTGCGCTTCGTCCCCGTCACCGAGTCCCGCGCGGACGACCTGCGCCGCTCGCCGGCCCTGCTCACCCTCCCCACCGAGGGACCGGACCCCGACCGGGGCGTGCTCGCCCGGCGGCCCGCCACCCGCACCACCCCCGAGGTCGTCTACCGGCGCGGCGCGGACGACAACATCCTCGTCGAGTACGGCCCGATGGCCCTCGACCTCGCCCTGCGGATGCGGGTGCACGCCCTGGCCCGGCACCTCGCCGCCCACCGTCCCGCCGGCCTCGTCGACATCACCCCCGGCGTCCGTTCCCTGCACCTGCACACCGACCCCGACACCCTCCCGCTGCGCACGCTGCTCGGCGCCCTCCAGGAGGCCGAGGACCAGCTCCCCGCCGCCGATGAACTGACCGTGCCCAGCCGGGAGGTCCACCTCCCGCTGTCGTGGGACGACCCGACCGTGGACGAGGCCATCTCCCGCTACCTCACCTCGGTGCGCGACGACGCCCCCTGGAACCCGTCCAACATCGAGTTCATCCGCCGCATCAACGGTCTGGACTCGGTGGACGACGTCCGCCGGATCGTCTTCGACGCCCAGTACCTCGTCCTCGGCCTCGGCGACGTCTACCTGGGCGCCCCCGCCGCCACCCCGCTCGACCCCCGCCACCGGCTGGTCACCACCAAGTACAACCCGGCGCGCACCTGGACCGCCGAGGCGGGCGTCGGCATCGGCGGCTCCTACCTCTGCGTCTACGGCATGGAGAGCCCCGGCGGCTACCAGCTCATCGGCCGCACGGTCCCCATCTGGGGCGGCCTGCGCCCCGGCCGTTCCTTCGCGGACGGCATCCCCTGGCTGCTGCGCTTCTTCGACCGGATCGTCTGGCACCCCGTCTCCCCCGCCGAACTCCTCGACATCCGGGCCGACCTGGCCTCCGGACGGGGACAGCTCGACATCAGGCCCGGCACGTTCTCGCTCGCCGACCACGAACGCTTCCTGCGCTGGAACGCCGACAGCATCACCGCCTTCCGCACCCGCCAGGCCGCGGCCTTCGCCGCCGAACGACAGGCGTGGGAAGCAGCGGGCGAACTCGCCGAACGGGCCGAGGCCGCCCCCGTGGAGGCCCCCGGGCCCGTCTCGCTGCCTCCCGGCGGCAGCCTGGTCGACGCCCCGCTCAGCTCCAGCGTGTGGAAGGTGGCCGCCACGCCCGGTACCCGCGTCGAAGCCGGACAGCCGCTCGTCGTGCTGGAGGCCATGAAGATGGAGGTCGTCGTCCGTGCCCCGGCCGACGGCGTCGTCGCCGACGTCCTCGTCTCCCCCGGCCAGCAGATCGAGGCCGGGACCCCGTTGGCCGTCGTCCTCCGAGAGGAAGCAGCATGA
- a CDS encoding cytosine permease, whose protein sequence is MTTARSPQQVTTPHVPTSQATKETLEDYTLRFAPRSYRRWTPMVVATTALGGIAYMADFSIGAGIGLTHGTGNALVAIAVAAVVIFVTGFPLAYYGARYNIDLDLITRGSGFGYYGSVLTSVIFASFTFIFFALEGSIMAQGLRMGLHLPLWLGYLVSTLIVFPLVIHGMKALSKLQVWTTPVWLLLMVAPLVYLVARDPGTVDRFLGYAGGGGDGINTASVLLGAGVCLSLIAQIGEQIDYLRFMPPRTEANKRSWWTAVVMAGPGWVLLGALKQAIGVFLAVYVLAEVGPSVATEPIQQFRGAFDAMMPSWMVVPLALALVVISQIKINVTNAYSGSLAWTNSFTRVTRHYPGRTVFVVVNLGFALALMEADMFSFLNSILGFYSNCAIAWVVTVATDIGVNKYLLRISPLRPEFRRGMLYAVNPVGVVAFVAASGLSIGMYFHALGDTLQPYSPVAAAVLAFVLTPLMALATKGKYYLRRTDDGIDEPILDADGNPSAVALDCHVCHQPYERPDLAACATHDAAVCSLCLSTDKVGDHVLPAA, encoded by the coding sequence ATGACCACCGCCCGGTCACCGCAGCAGGTGACGACACCGCACGTCCCGACAAGTCAGGCGACCAAGGAGACGCTGGAGGACTACACCCTCCGTTTCGCGCCCCGCAGCTACCGTCGCTGGACCCCCATGGTCGTGGCCACCACGGCTCTCGGCGGCATCGCCTACATGGCCGACTTCTCGATCGGCGCCGGCATCGGCCTCACGCACGGCACCGGCAACGCGCTGGTCGCGATCGCCGTCGCGGCCGTGGTCATCTTCGTCACCGGCTTCCCCCTCGCCTACTACGGCGCCCGCTACAACATCGACCTCGACCTCATCACCCGCGGCTCCGGCTTCGGCTACTACGGCTCGGTCCTCACCAGCGTCATCTTCGCCAGCTTCACCTTCATCTTCTTCGCCCTCGAAGGCTCGATCATGGCCCAGGGCCTGCGGATGGGCCTCCACCTCCCGCTGTGGCTCGGCTACTTGGTCTCCACACTGATCGTGTTCCCGCTGGTGATCCACGGCATGAAGGCGCTCAGCAAGCTCCAGGTGTGGACCACCCCGGTCTGGCTGCTGCTGATGGTCGCCCCGCTCGTCTACCTGGTCGCCCGGGACCCCGGCACGGTCGACCGCTTCCTCGGTTACGCCGGTGGGGGCGGCGACGGCATCAACACCGCGTCGGTGCTGCTCGGCGCGGGCGTGTGCCTGTCCCTCATCGCGCAGATCGGCGAGCAGATCGACTACTTGCGCTTCATGCCGCCCAGGACCGAGGCCAACAAGCGCAGTTGGTGGACCGCCGTGGTCATGGCCGGCCCGGGCTGGGTCCTGCTCGGCGCGCTGAAGCAGGCCATCGGCGTCTTCCTCGCCGTCTACGTCCTCGCCGAGGTCGGACCGTCCGTCGCGACCGAGCCGATCCAGCAGTTCCGCGGCGCGTTCGACGCGATGATGCCGTCCTGGATGGTCGTCCCGCTCGCGCTCGCCCTGGTCGTCATCAGCCAGATCAAGATCAACGTGACCAACGCCTACTCCGGCTCCCTCGCCTGGACGAACTCCTTCACCCGCGTCACCAGGCACTACCCGGGCCGCACGGTCTTCGTGGTGGTCAACCTGGGCTTCGCGCTGGCCCTGATGGAAGCCGACATGTTCAGCTTCCTCAACAGCATCCTGGGCTTCTACTCGAACTGCGCCATCGCCTGGGTCGTCACCGTGGCCACCGACATCGGCGTCAACAAGTACCTGCTCAGGATCTCCCCGCTCCGGCCGGAGTTCCGCCGGGGCATGCTGTACGCGGTCAACCCGGTCGGCGTGGTCGCCTTCGTGGCGGCCTCGGGCCTGTCCATCGGCATGTACTTCCACGCGCTCGGCGACACCCTCCAGCCGTACTCCCCCGTCGCCGCCGCCGTCCTCGCCTTCGTCCTCACGCCCCTGATGGCCCTCGCCACCAAGGGCAAGTACTACCTGCGCCGCACCGACGACGGCATCGACGAGCCGATCCTGGACGCCGACGGCAACCCCAGCGCGGTCGCCCTCGACTGCCACGTGTGCCACCAGCCCTACGAGCGGCCCGATCTGGCCGCCTGCGCCACCCACGACGCGGCGGTCTGCTCCCTGTGCCTGAGCACCGACAAGGTCGGCGACCACGTCCTGCCCGCCGCGTGA
- a CDS encoding translation initiation factor IF-2, with translation MTRRLLLLAPLLLFTAGCGAVPSSGDKAADAAREEARKVGQALYGQRPRTAEDLGRAAVRIPGVEVLRLTGTSTHDGDGVEVVVRTSGAATGGWPGSREATVRRCFTLRVSPKAEWREEPRAVDCPDGPPLTFDPLPAPPRLPYEELRAKLPQVPAGGRVDEAEVRRALAALDLPPAIRTEVKADGGRVGILLAVEGNGFDPQDCLLARVSPGGTDVWAPSAMQRMPGEGGCSVGNALDPQPPPH, from the coding sequence ATGACGCGCCGACTGCTCCTGCTCGCCCCCCTGCTGCTGTTCACCGCCGGCTGCGGGGCGGTGCCGTCGTCCGGGGACAAGGCGGCGGACGCCGCCCGGGAGGAGGCCAGGAAGGTCGGCCAGGCGCTCTACGGCCAGCGCCCGCGCACGGCGGAGGACCTCGGCCGCGCCGCGGTCCGCATCCCCGGGGTGGAAGTACTGCGGCTGACGGGCACCTCGACCCACGACGGGGACGGCGTCGAGGTGGTCGTCCGCACGTCCGGGGCGGCGACCGGCGGGTGGCCCGGGTCCAGGGAGGCCACCGTGCGGCGCTGTTTCACCCTCCGGGTGTCGCCGAAGGCCGAGTGGCGCGAAGAGCCCCGCGCGGTGGACTGCCCCGACGGCCCGCCGCTGACCTTCGACCCGCTCCCCGCACCGCCCCGGCTGCCGTACGAGGAGCTGCGGGCGAAGCTCCCCCAGGTGCCCGCGGGCGGACGGGTGGACGAGGCCGAGGTGCGCCGCGCGCTCGCCGCCCTCGACCTGCCCCCGGCGATCCGCACCGAGGTGAAGGCGGACGGCGGACGCGTCGGAATCCTGCTGGCGGTGGAGGGCAACGGCTTCGACCCGCAGGACTGCCTGCTGGCTCGGGTGAGCCCCGGCGGCACCGACGTCTGGGCGCCGTCCGCGATGCAGCGGATGCCCGGAGAGGGCGGCTGCAGCGTCGGCAACGCGCTCGACCCGCAGCCGCCACCGCACTGA
- the atzF gene encoding allophanate hydrolase produces the protein MNRSPVGPVTAEERLAAAYTRIEKAERPEIWITLRRYEDVLAEARALDARVAAGAVLPLAGRLFAVKDNIDVAGLPTTAACPAYAYRPEVSATAVQRLTDAGALVLGKTNMDQFATGLVGTRSPYGPVRSAGRPEKISGGSSSGSAVAVALGIADFALGTDTAGSGRVPAAFNDIVGIKPTLGLVPNTGVVPAARPYDSVSVFARTLAEAQQALTVMIGPDPADPRSRTWPDAVRLAAPQRPRVALPRDEDLAPLSDEARAAFHAAAGRLRDTGAETVVTDVSPLLECARLLYDGALVAERHAAVGEFIARHPEAADPVVAGIISAAGTLPAHALAADQERLDHFRAAAARLLAGFDALLLPTTTEHPTIAAVRADPVGINKRLGTYTNFVNLLDLAAVAVPAGEADGSPFGISIITRAFDDQTGLDLAARLLGEAGESAGRARAPLPGTGVDLAVFGAHRHGQPLNHQLTGLGARYAGDVRTAAAYRLTALATEPPKPGVIRVGADRGGAITGERWTLSPAALGRFLAELPAPMSLGRIQLDDGSWVLGFQCDPHSAASGTDITHHGDWLAYLATITDPGRP, from the coding sequence ATGAACCGGTCCCCCGTCGGCCCCGTGACGGCCGAGGAGCGGCTCGCCGCCGCCTACACGCGCATCGAGAAGGCCGAACGGCCGGAGATCTGGATCACCCTGCGCCGCTACGAGGACGTCCTGGCCGAGGCCCGCGCCCTCGACGCCCGCGTCGCGGCCGGAGCAGTCCTGCCGCTGGCCGGCCGGCTCTTCGCCGTCAAGGACAACATCGACGTCGCGGGCCTGCCCACCACCGCCGCCTGCCCCGCCTACGCGTACCGGCCAGAGGTCTCGGCCACGGCCGTGCAACGGCTGACGGACGCCGGCGCGCTGGTGCTCGGCAAGACGAACATGGACCAGTTCGCCACCGGCCTCGTCGGCACCCGCAGCCCGTACGGACCGGTCCGCAGCGCGGGCCGTCCCGAGAAGATCTCCGGGGGCTCCAGCTCCGGCTCCGCCGTCGCCGTGGCCCTGGGCATCGCGGACTTCGCGCTCGGCACGGACACGGCCGGCTCGGGCCGGGTGCCGGCCGCGTTCAACGACATCGTCGGCATCAAGCCCACCCTCGGCCTGGTCCCCAACACCGGCGTCGTCCCCGCCGCCCGTCCCTACGACTCCGTCTCCGTCTTCGCCCGCACCCTCGCCGAGGCCCAACAGGCGCTGACCGTCATGATCGGTCCCGACCCGGCCGACCCGCGCAGCCGGACCTGGCCCGACGCCGTACGGCTGGCAGCACCGCAACGGCCCCGCGTCGCCCTCCCCCGCGACGAGGACCTCGCACCCCTGTCCGACGAAGCCCGAGCCGCCTTCCACGCGGCGGCCGGCCGGCTCCGGGACACCGGAGCCGAGACGGTCGTCACCGACGTGTCGCCACTGCTGGAGTGCGCCCGGCTGCTCTACGACGGGGCCCTGGTCGCCGAACGCCACGCCGCCGTCGGCGAGTTCATCGCCCGCCACCCCGAAGCCGCGGACCCCGTCGTCGCCGGCATCATCAGCGCCGCAGGCACCCTGCCCGCCCATGCCCTCGCCGCGGACCAGGAACGCCTCGACCACTTCAGGGCGGCCGCCGCCCGCCTGCTGGCCGGATTCGACGCCCTGCTCCTGCCCACCACCACCGAGCACCCCACCATCGCCGCGGTCCGCGCCGACCCGGTCGGCATCAACAAGCGACTGGGCACCTACACCAACTTCGTCAATCTGCTCGACCTGGCCGCGGTCGCCGTTCCGGCCGGCGAGGCCGACGGCAGCCCCTTCGGCATCAGCATCATCACCCGCGCCTTCGACGACCAGACCGGCCTCGACCTCGCCGCCCGGCTCCTCGGTGAAGCCGGTGAATCCGCCGGCCGGGCCCGGGCTCCCCTCCCCGGCACGGGAGTCGACCTCGCCGTCTTCGGCGCCCACCGGCACGGCCAGCCGCTCAACCACCAGCTCACCGGGCTCGGCGCGCGCTACGCGGGCGACGTACGGACCGCCGCCGCCTACCGGCTGACCGCCCTCGCCACCGAACCTCCCAAACCGGGCGTGATCCGCGTCGGCGCCGACCGCGGCGGCGCGATCACCGGCGAACGCTGGACCCTCTCACCGGCCGCCCTCGGCCGCTTTCTCGCCGAACTGCCCGCACCCATGTCGCTCGGCCGCATCCAACTCGACGACGGCTCCTGGGTCCTGGGCTTCCAGTGCGACCCGCACAGCGCCGCCTCGGGAACCGACATCACCCACCACGGGGACTGGCTCGCCTACCTGGCCACGATCACCGATCCTGGCCGGCCGTGA